In Thermodesulfobacteriota bacterium, the genomic stretch GATACAATGAGCTTCGCGGCGGCGGCCGGGGCCTCTGCAACGGCCGATTCCCTGACCTCGGGCTTGCCTATCGCGCTATCAGGCGTATTCGTCGTCTTCTGGTCCATATCCTCTGTTGCCCTTTATGATTCCGCACCGGAGCGAGCCGGAGTGCTCACTTCGCGCCCTGGGCCTTGCGGGCCTCCTGGCGGAGCCTGAGCTTCCCGACCCGTATCCACTGTATCAGGGGCCTTTTCGCGGGGCACACGTAAGAGCAGCAGCCGCACTCTATGCAGCTAAGGCCGTCAAGGGCGCTGAACTCGGCGGTCATCTGAAGCTTTCCGTAATCCCCAAGCCTGTAGGGCATGAGGCCCATAGGGCAGACCTCCACGCAGCTGGCGCACTTTATGCAGGGCTCGTACGGCTTCGACCTTATCTCGTCGGCGGAGATGACAGTGATGCCGGTCGTTCCCTTCGTGACCGGCACCGCGAGAGTCGATTGCGAATTTCCCATCATGGGCCCGCCGTTAAGGACCTCTAGCTCTTTCCCGACGAGCCCGCCGCACTGCGCGATAACCTCCTCGAAGAGGGTACCCACGCGGACCTTGAGGTTCTTCGGCTCCCTTACGCCGTTCCCGCTTATGGTGACCACCCTCTCGAAGAGGGGCTTCCCCCAGTTGAGGGCCTCGAATACGGCGACCGCCGTGCCCACGTTATTTACGAGGACCCCGACGTCGAACGGGAGCTTCCCCGGGGGCACTTTCCTACCCACGGCGGCCGATATCAGCATCTTCTCGGCACCCTGCGGGTACTTGGCCTCGAGGACGATTATCTTTATCTCAGGGGAGCCGGATACCGCCTTTGCAAGGGCCTCAATCGCGTCAGGCTTATTCTCCTCAATGCCTATGAAGCCCTTTGACGCGCCCGAGGCCCTCATGAGGGCCTTGAGCCCCCAGACCACCTTTTCCGGCTCCTCGGCCATTATCCTGTGGTCTGCCGTAAGGAACGGCTCGCATTCGCAGCCGTTAAGTATGACCGTATCCACGGCCCTACCCTTAGGGGGCGCGAGCTTGACCGATGAAGGGAAGGCCGCCCCTCCCATGCCGACTATCCCGGCCTCCCTTATGGCCTGGCGCACGGCCTCAGGCTGGAGCGTTCCGACGTCAACGCCTTTGGTGCCAGTGCCCCACTCCCTTCTCAAGCCGTCGCCCTCGATTATGACAGAGGCGCACCTGTAGCCGTTGGGGTGGTTTGCAAGCTCGATATCCTTCACTTTTCCGGAGATGCTCGCGTGGACCGGGGCGGAGACGAAGGCCTTGACGTCGGCTATCTTCTGTCCTTCCTGGACAGACTCGCCCTTCTTGACAAGGGGCTCGCAGGGCGTTCCGGCGTGCTGCTGCAGCGGTATGACTACCGTCCTGGGCAGGGCAGCCGGCTCGACCCTCTTGCCGGAAGTAAGCTCTTTATAATAAGAGGGATGGATCCCTCTTTCAAACGTCCTGTGTCCCATTCTCAAATTGGTCCCACAGATTCTAATATTTGCCTTGCGAGGTCAAGATAATTAGAGCTCAGGATCCGGGACCATCCCCCCAGTGCCGTCCCTGCTCGACCAACTCACAATAAAAAAACCGTCACGGCACCGCATCCAGCAATCGTAAATGCTGAATGTTTGGCCCAGACGGTCGGCAAGCGCACTGTTATTCCCGCTCCCCGGTGGTTGCCCACCTTGATTCCGTCAGTTACGGGAAAATTTTATGGGGAATTTATTAGAAACATCTTAATCCAGGACCGCGGGCCTTGTCAAGGATTAATCGAATTGAAATCCCGGTGCGGAAGCCTTTCCGGCGTACCCTGCCAAAGCGCAGGGGACATTGCAAATTGCCCGGCGCGCCTATTCATCCCCCCTGAATAGCCACACAATAAGGGACGCCGCGGCCATGATGAGCCCGGCGCCGACGAGCAAAACGCTCAAAGCAGTCATGGGTAAAACCGATTGGGCTGCCCCCGCCTCTCCGAGCGCCGTCGTCCGCAGGCCCGCTATGATGAGCGATAGAGGATAGAAGAAGCTCCCGGTCCCGAGCAAGGCCGCTGCCAGGGCCCTGGCCCATGAACTTACCGGAACCCAGGCCAGCATCAGGGATATGCTTATCGTGAGCACGCCGAGGCCCATCGCGTGGACATGGGCACTTGCGAGCAGTTCATGCGCGGCCCTCATATCGCGGCTCTCGCCTGAATCGGAATGCGCATCCTCGTGTCCGCCATGCATTTCATGCCCGGCGTGGGCGTCCATTCCGTCCGGCACGGACATGCCGCTGCCTTCATGCCCGTGAAGGCCGCCCTCAATGTGCGAGTGTCCGTTCCCCTGCCTTGCGCCGTGCGCCCCATGCCCTCCCCCGCTGCTCAATACGAACTTCTCCGCGATGGAGGCCTTTTCGGCAAGACCGAGCTCCGTGTGTATGTCTTCGTGGTAGACCGTAATGTAGACCGCCCAGAAGACCCCGAAGACCACGCACGAAAGCCCGAGCAAAAGACCTATCCCCACAACCTTCAGTTCACGTCCCGCCTCTTTTTTCTTCATCAGTAATTCCTCGGCATCTCTTCAAGTTCGACCTTGATGACGACTGCTTTATTGCCCCTCAGGACCCTTACGGAAACCGTTTCACCAGGCCTGAATTGGTCTACCGCATGGTTGAGCTCGTCCATCGAGCTTACAGGTTTTCCGTTTACCCCGGTTATGAGGTCCCCGCCGGAAGCTATTATGATATTGCCGATACGCATGGTGCCGGTCGAGCCCCTGATCCCTGCCTTGTGGGCCGGGCTTCCCCCGAATACGTCTGCAACGAGCACCCCGCTGGAGGGAAAGCCCATGATCCCGGCGTCATATGCGTCGATGGACTGGCCCGCTATGCCGAGCCACGGCCTCGACACGTAACCCTTCTCGACAAGCGATGGGACCGCCTTTTTAACCGTGTCCACGGGTATGGCGAAACCTATGCCTATGGACCCGTTCACAGGACTGAAGATGGCGGTATTCAGGCCTATCATCCGGCCCTGGCTGTCGAGGAGCGGCCCGCCCGAGTTCCCGGGGTTTATCGCCGCGTCGGTCTGTATGATGCCGCTCATCAGCCTGCCGTTACGGGCCCGCATGGTCCGCCCGAGCGAGCTTACGATCCCGACGGTCAGCGTCTTTTCGAGCCCGAAGGGGCTCCCGATGGCGAGCGCCTTCTGGCCGACCCTGAGCGCCGATGAATCCCCGAGCCTTATGGGCTTGAGCTTCGACTGGGGGGCCTTTATGGCTATGACCGCAAGGTCGTCACCGGCGTCGACTCCTACGACCTCCGCCCTGTGCCTCGAGCCGTCGAACAGCGTGACCTCGAGGCTCCTAGCGCCCTCTATGACGTGGTAGTTCGTCACTATGTGGCCCCGCCTGTCGATTATCACCCCGGAGCCAGAGCCTGTTGCCGAAATTGGATTATAGAAGAAGTCGTAGGATATCGTCGTAGTTATGATGTTAACGACCGAGGAGCCGGCCTCGTCATAGATGCGTATGTTCATCTCCTCGTCGCTTGGAAAGACCGCAGGCGGGAGGGAAATAAAGGCAAATGCGAACGCGAGGAAAAAAACGAGAAAGGTTTTCGTGCGACCGGTCATCTCAGCAGGTTGAACTTGACTATGTGCCAGAACGCGGCCACTCCGTCCTTCCAGTTTATCTTCTTCCCCTCGTCGTAGGTGCGGCCCGCGTACGAAACGGAAGTCTCGTATATCTGGCATTTTTTCTTGGCGACCTTTGCCGTTATCTCGGGCTCGAAGCCGAACCTGTCGGACTCGATCCTTATGCCCTTCAGGACCTCGGTCCTGAAGGCCTTGTATCCGGTCTCCATGTCCGTAAGGTTCAGGTTCGTGAGCATGTTGGAGAAGAAGGTGAGTACCTTGTTCCCGACCGAGTGCCAGAAAAAGAGGACCCTGTGGGACTCGCCGCCTATGAACCTTGAGCCGTATACCACGTCGGCCTTGCCGTCGAAAATGGGCTGGAGGAGTTTTGGATAGTCCCTTGGGTCGTACTCGAAATCCGCGTCCTGGATGATGGTTATGTCGCCGGTAACATGGGCGAAACCGGTCCTCAAGGCCGCGCCCTTCCCCTGGTTCCTTTCGTGCATGAGGAGCCTCAATTTCACTCCCTTTTCGTTCCAACCCGCCTCTATGCCTTTGAGGACGTCCCTGGTGCCGTCCCTCGAGAAGTCGTCCACTATGACAAGCTCGCCGGGTATCCCGGTGTCAATCACCCTTTTTATGACCTTGGAGACGTACTCCCTCTCGTTGTAGACAGGCATTACTATCGATACGCTCATCTTTTCAGTCGGCATAACCAATGACTCCCGGCCTTACTTGGCTTTCGCAAGGCCCGCCTATCAAGACAGGCGGGCCTTGTGAACTTATACAATAAAAGCGCGCTGAAATCCACTCCTCTGCCTCGCCAACGAATTATTGGATATTGCCGCCTGAACTGGTATAATCGACCCGCTCCGCCTGATGCGCGTTTTTCAGATATGGGCCGCCGGAAGTTTCTTTTAGCAGGGTGTTGAAAAAACACCCTGCTAAGCAATCCACGGATGGATTGCCAAATTGCGAAGACTATCCAGGTCGAGCAATTTGTAAGGCTTGGACGGATTCATTCCGGCCAAGCCGTGGTTGAAAAAGTCCAGGAAGGACTTTTTCAACATCCTGTTAGAGGAAATCCTGACGGCCCATTTAAAATCCATAAACGAGAGGTGCAGATGAAGGCAAGACAATCTTTTATCCTGCTTGCATTTTTGCTGGCGGGGCCGCTTACGTCCGAGGTTGCGTTCGCGGAGAGCAAGTTCATGAAGAGCTTCAGGACGAGCTACGAGCAGAACAGGTTCGACGCCCTGGGGTTTCTCGTCAAGACCAACAAGGACATAATACCCGGCGAGATACGCTCCCTCCTGGACGAGGCCAGGGCTGCCGAGGGGTTTGAAAAGAAGATGGCGATCCTTGACCTCGCGGCCACGATGGCGACCATGTACGGCGAGTGGCACGGCCAGGACGGGTTCATTGGCGAGATAGAAGCCATGCAGAAAGAGGAGATGGGAAAAGAGGAGGAGAGAAAGGCCGAGCTGGAGAAATGGAAAAAATACGAGGCCTTTCCGGGCAACTTGCTCATGAGGGAAAAAGCCGAGGCAGCCGGCATGGCGCCAGTCATCTTCCCCCATTGGGTCCACAGGATCAACTTCGAATGCAAGGCCTGCCACCCCGCGCCCTTTGAGATGAAAAAGACCGGCTCAATAGGCATGACGGAGATATTCGGCGGCGGCCTTTGCGGGAAGTGCCATAACGGCACGACAGCGTTCAGCGCCGCCGAGGACTGCGAAAGATGCCACAGCGTGGGCACGCCGGGCGAGGCCCATCTCCTGGACCCGAAAAAAGCCTACGTCTCGAAGCTCAAAGAGACCTCTGAACGGCTCGGGACAGGGCTGAATCTCGACCTCCTCCCGGGCAAGGCCCTGCCTTACGACAGGTTCGGCAACATAGACTGGGGCCTCCTGGGGAAGGCCAGAAAACCGATAAAATCGATTGAGGGGGCCCCTGCCGATAAAGCGGACGAGACGAGGGACAACGAAATACTCTTCGAGTCTCCCATGCCCTACGTGAACAACGTCGTCTTCAGCCACAAGACCCATTCGGAAAGGGTCGTGTGCTCGTCCTGCCACCAGTCTTTCTTCAAGGACCAGCTCGGCGCCAATACCGCCAGCATGAAGGACATGGCCGAAGGCGCCTCCTGCGGCGCGTGCCATCAGAAGGTGGCCTTCAAGTTCGCCGACTGCAACCGCTGCCATTCCAGGCCCGTGGCCGAGGACGCCGGTGGAGCGCTTAAGAGGAAGTAGGGGCCGAGCTTACCGTGTGACGGGGACGGGATGCGAGTTTTTCGACGCGGACGCGGGGCCTTTCAGCACCTCCGTGTAGACATCGAGTGTGCTCGAGGCTATGGAGTCCCAATCGAACGCGCTCTCGATAAGGGCGGCGTATTTCCGCCTTTCAGGCTCGAAGCCGCCTTGCATCGCGATTGAAAGCGCCCTTGCGAGGGCGGCCCGGTCTCCTGGCTTGAAGTAGACCTCTTTGCTTAACGGAAACTCCCTGTGCGCCGGGATGTCGCTTACGAGCGAAGGGAGACCGTAGCTCAGCGCTTCGAGAAGGGCTATTGGAAGGCCCTCGTGATACGAGGGGAGCACGAAGCAGGAGGCGTTCGAGAAAAGCTCGGAAAGGGCCTCGCCAGTCTGGAAGCCCGTTAGGACAACCCCTTCGGTTTCGCCCGCCTTTTTCCTGACGAACCTGCTGTACTCTGTCTCATGGTCCGCGTCGCCGGCTATCACGAGCTTGTGGCCGGGCGCTTTCAACGCGGAATAAGCGGCGATGAGGTCGTGAATGCCCTTCTCCTCGACGAACCTGCAGGCGGTGAATATGTATTTTCCCGGCAGCAGGCCGAAGCGCTTGAGCGCCGCCCCGGGAGGTAAAGGCTTTTTCACCGTAACGCCGTTCGGTATGAGAAAAGAATCCCTGCCGTAAAGCTCCCTCAGGTCTTCCCTTATCCCGTTTGATATGGCTATAACGGCGTCGCTTGCGAGCACCCCGTTTTTTTCCCCGCGCCGGAGCACCTCTCTCGCGGCCCTCCCCCATTTGGCGCGTTTGTAGTCAGGGCCGTGATGTGTCATGACGACCTTGAGCCCCAGAGTTTTAGCCGCAGGGGCAAGGAGCGCAGGGCCGATGCCGTGGATATGCAGTATATCGGGCTTAAGCCTCCTCGCCTGGAAAAGGCCGAGCAGGGTGTGCGTTATGGCCTCGAAGGACTTCTTCCTCGGGCACCAGAGGTGCGCGAATTTCACGCCGCGCCACTCGCCATTCCTTTTTCCGGGCGGGATGTAAGGGGCCCTCGTGATGACGGTAATATCGCACCCGAGCTTTGCAAGCCTCGGATAAAGCTCTTCGCAGTGCCTTTCAACCCCGCCCTGCACGCCGGGAAAGCCCCGCGTTCCAAGGACGACTATTCTCAAAGTGGATTCTTCCTTCCGGGAACTCAGCGCTTCAGCAGCCGAGGCAGGGTTTTCTGCCAAGGAGGGTCTTCATCTTGTTCCTTGCAACCCACGCGAGCGGCTTACTTATGTACTTCTTCATCACAGGCGCCGCGGTCCCTATCATCCAGCAGTTTTTGGGGCAACTTCCGACCTTTTCACGGAGCGCCCTGGCCCTCTCGCCCTTCCATATGGAATCGAAATCGTCGGTTGCGAGGTTCCCCATGCTCCCGGCCCACACGTCTTTTTCCATCCCGTTGCACGGAAGGACCTCGCCAAAAGGATCGACGAAGAAGTTCTCGGTGCCGGCCTCGCAGGGCAGAAGCCTCGGCCTGCCTTTTATATAGTTCATGAGGCCGTAGTTGAAATACGCCCTGAACCAGTCCTTGACCCTTCCGGATGAAAGGAGCTCGCATATAAGCTCCTCGAAGCACGCGAGCGCCTCCTTTTCCTTCCTTATCGCGTTATCGTACTTATGGAAATAATCCGAATTATGGACAACGGCTGTCGCGAATTCAAGACCCATCGCCTTTGCGAGCTCGTAGAGCTCTATCATGTCCCGGGCGTTCCTGTCGGAGACGGTTATGCCGAAGCCTATGTCCTTGACATTCATCCTGTGCAGCGCAAGCAGCGTCCGGAGGCCCCTGTCAAAGCCGTCCTTCAGGCCCCGGAGCTCGTCGTTGGCGGCAGGGAGGCCCTCGATACTGATCCTCACCCCTATGCCCGGGTTATGCCTCGCCACTGCAAGGACCTTTTCCGTAAAGTACCCGTTCGTGCTTATGACCACCCTCTTCGCTTTTTTCCTGAGGACTGAGACTATCTCGCCTATATCGTCCCGCAGAAAGGGCTCGCCGCCCGTGATGTTGCAGAAGGCTAGCGGCGGTAGTTTCTCAAGTACCCGAGCCTTTATCTCCTCCCTGGGCTTTGTGGGGTATTCCCAGGTATTGCACATGTGGCAGCGGGCGTTGCACCTGTATGTCACGATTACCGAAGCGTCCAATTACCGTTTCTCCTGTCTGTTTTTTTTCACGGTAGACCAGACCAGCGTAAATGTCAGTGTCAGCCCGAAAAGCCTGTTCCGTATTATCCTGTAATCACTCAGCCCTGCGCCATGTGCGCAATTGTCCAGGTCGCGCCCGCTCAAAAGATGCATATAGGCGCCAGTCGCCCAGCGCTTCCCGATTTTTTCGAGGAAAAAATCGAATTGGTCTTTTCTCAGCCAGTGCAGAAATGGCACCTTCGTGTGAGTCTCGACGGGGAAATACCTGTTCGGGGTCGTTATCAAGCCTTTTTTAGCCACTCGCGCCAGCTCCTTCAAAAAAAGCCGCTGCGCCTCAGGCCCTCCGACGTGCTCAATAACTGCGTTCGAATGAACTATGTCGAATTCATGGTCATTGAAAGGGAATCCGCCGCCTTCATAGCTGAAAGCCCTTATATGCGGGTATCTTTTCCGGAAAATAGAAATATCTCCCAATCCTAAAGCGGTGATATTCTCCGGA encodes the following:
- a CDS encoding trypsin-like peptidase domain-containing protein, which translates into the protein MNIRIYDEAGSSVVNIITTTISYDFFYNPISATGSGSGVIIDRRGHIVTNYHVIEGARSLEVTLFDGSRHRAEVVGVDAGDDLAVIAIKAPQSKLKPIRLGDSSALRVGQKALAIGSPFGLEKTLTVGIVSSLGRTMRARNGRLMSGIIQTDAAINPGNSGGPLLDSQGRMIGLNTAIFSPVNGSIGIGFAIPVDTVKKAVPSLVEKGYVSRPWLGIAGQSIDAYDAGIMGFPSSGVLVADVFGGSPAHKAGIRGSTGTMRIGNIIIASGGDLITGVNGKPVSSMDELNHAVDQFRPGETVSVRVLRGNKAVVIKVELEEMPRNY
- the rsxC gene encoding electron transport complex subunit RsxC codes for the protein MGHRTFERGIHPSYYKELTSGKRVEPAALPRTVVIPLQQHAGTPCEPLVKKGESVQEGQKIADVKAFVSAPVHASISGKVKDIELANHPNGYRCASVIIEGDGLRREWGTGTKGVDVGTLQPEAVRQAIREAGIVGMGGAAFPSSVKLAPPKGRAVDTVILNGCECEPFLTADHRIMAEEPEKVVWGLKALMRASGASKGFIGIEENKPDAIEALAKAVSGSPEIKIIVLEAKYPQGAEKMLISAAVGRKVPPGKLPFDVGVLVNNVGTAVAVFEALNWGKPLFERVVTISGNGVREPKNLKVRVGTLFEEVIAQCGGLVGKELEVLNGGPMMGNSQSTLAVPVTKGTTGITVISADEIRSKPYEPCIKCASCVEVCPMGLMPYRLGDYGKLQMTAEFSALDGLSCIECGCCSYVCPAKRPLIQWIRVGKLRLRQEARKAQGAK
- a CDS encoding cytochrome c3 family protein → MKARQSFILLAFLLAGPLTSEVAFAESKFMKSFRTSYEQNRFDALGFLVKTNKDIIPGEIRSLLDEARAAEGFEKKMAILDLAATMATMYGEWHGQDGFIGEIEAMQKEEMGKEEERKAELEKWKKYEAFPGNLLMREKAEAAGMAPVIFPHWVHRINFECKACHPAPFEMKKTGSIGMTEIFGGGLCGKCHNGTTAFSAAEDCERCHSVGTPGEAHLLDPKKAYVSKLKETSERLGTGLNLDLLPGKALPYDRFGNIDWGLLGKARKPIKSIEGAPADKADETRDNEILFESPMPYVNNVVFSHKTHSERVVCSSCHQSFFKDQLGANTASMKDMAEGASCGACHQKVAFKFADCNRCHSRPVAEDAGGALKRK
- a CDS encoding class I SAM-dependent methyltransferase codes for the protein MKGFIDKTRYRSRLNKLGQIIEVLGASPKDKLLEVGVANREYSEVDNFLVKHYPYPENITALGLGDISIFRKRYPHIRAFSYEGGGFPFNDHEFDIVHSNAVIEHVGGPEAQRLFLKELARVAKKGLITTPNRYFPVETHTKVPFLHWLRKDQFDFFLEKIGKRWATGAYMHLLSGRDLDNCAHGAGLSDYRIIRNRLFGLTLTFTLVWSTVKKNRQEKR
- a CDS encoding glycosyltransferase family 4 protein, producing the protein MRIVVLGTRGFPGVQGGVERHCEELYPRLAKLGCDITVITRAPYIPPGKRNGEWRGVKFAHLWCPRKKSFEAITHTLLGLFQARRLKPDILHIHGIGPALLAPAAKTLGLKVVMTHHGPDYKRAKWGRAAREVLRRGEKNGVLASDAVIAISNGIREDLRELYGRDSFLIPNGVTVKKPLPPGAALKRFGLLPGKYIFTACRFVEEKGIHDLIAAYSALKAPGHKLVIAGDADHETEYSRFVRKKAGETEGVVLTGFQTGEALSELFSNASCFVLPSYHEGLPIALLEALSYGLPSLVSDIPAHREFPLSKEVYFKPGDRAALARALSIAMQGGFEPERRKYAALIESAFDWDSIASSTLDVYTEVLKGPASASKNSHPVPVTR
- a CDS encoding radical SAM protein; translation: MDASVIVTYRCNARCHMCNTWEYPTKPREEIKARVLEKLPPLAFCNITGGEPFLRDDIGEIVSVLRKKAKRVVISTNGYFTEKVLAVARHNPGIGVRISIEGLPAANDELRGLKDGFDRGLRTLLALHRMNVKDIGFGITVSDRNARDMIELYELAKAMGLEFATAVVHNSDYFHKYDNAIRKEKEALACFEELICELLSSGRVKDWFRAYFNYGLMNYIKGRPRLLPCEAGTENFFVDPFGEVLPCNGMEKDVWAGSMGNLATDDFDSIWKGERARALREKVGSCPKNCWMIGTAAPVMKKYISKPLAWVARNKMKTLLGRKPCLGC
- a CDS encoding glycosyltransferase family 2 protein gives rise to the protein MSVSIVMPVYNEREYVSKVIKRVIDTGIPGELVIVDDFSRDGTRDVLKGIEAGWNEKGVKLRLLMHERNQGKGAALRTGFAHVTGDITIIQDADFEYDPRDYPKLLQPIFDGKADVVYGSRFIGGESHRVLFFWHSVGNKVLTFFSNMLTNLNLTDMETGYKAFRTEVLKGIRIESDRFGFEPEITAKVAKKKCQIYETSVSYAGRTYDEGKKINWKDGVAAFWHIVKFNLLR